Proteins encoded within one genomic window of Trichomycterus rosablanca isolate fTriRos1 chromosome 7, fTriRos1.hap1, whole genome shotgun sequence:
- the sec22bb gene encoding vesicle-trafficking protein SEC22b-B, whose translation MVLLTMIARLADGLPLAASMQEDEQMGRDMQQYQSQAKQLFRKLNDQSPTRCTLEAGSMTFHYLIEKGVCYLVLCEAVFPKKLAFAYLEDLQAEFHEQHGKKVPTVSRPYSFIEFDTYIQKTKKSYIDSRARRNLGSINTELQDVQRIMVANIEEVLQRGEALSALDSKASNLSSLSKKYRSDAKYLNTRSTYAKLAAGGVFFIMFIVYIRFWWL comes from the exons ATGGTGTTATTAACGATGATCGCCCGCTTGGCGGATGGGTTACCGCTTGCTGCGTCCATGCAAGAAGATGAACAG ATGGGACGGGACATGCAGCAGTATCAGAGCCAGGCCAAGCAGCTGTTTCGAAAGCTGAACGATCAAAGTCCGACACGCTGCACCCTGGAGGCCGGATCCATGACCTTCCA TTACCTGATAGAGAAAGGGGTTTGTTACCTGGTCCTGTGTGAAGCCGTGTTCCCCAAAAAGCTCGCCTTCGCCTACCTAGAGGACCTCCAGGCAGAGTTCCACGAACAGCACGGGAAGAAAGTGCCCACCGTATCCAGACCGTATTCCTTCATCGAGTTCG aCACGTACATTCAGAAAACGAAGAAGTCCTACATCGACAGCCGAGCCCGCAGGAACCTGGGCAGCATCAACACGGAGCTGCAGGACGTCCAGAGGATCATGGTGGCCAACATCGAGGAGGTGCTGCAGAGAGGGGAGGCCCTGTCAG CTTTGGACTCGAAGGCCAGTAACCTGTCCAGCCTGTCCAAGAAGTACCGCAGCGACGCGAAATACCTGAACACCCGCTCCACCTACGCCAAGCTGGCGGCCGGCGGCGTCTTCTTCATCATGTTCATCGTCTACATCCGCTTCTGGTGGctgtga